One genomic segment of Methanothermococcus okinawensis IH1 includes these proteins:
- a CDS encoding bis-aminopropyl spermidine synthase family protein — protein MKIIGKIGKNARETEETKGTEKETEPLDKIEFKSFLTKVANDTKIAEGEKAVEDILRCIYRNQPISTKKIAQYTKLPLPIIAKVRTILERNRILTRDKRGALYSENGLNIIEKNLKFKLNHDLKCPVCNGRGIVLDEYFENILKKHKKYAKKRPTVNTSIDQSFATPETATYRAAFMADRGDLEGKRILFVGDDDLTSIPTAISGLCDEVVVMDIDDRLLNLIDEISKKEDLNIKTVKQDFRNPIKNEYMGTFDTIFTDPPYTIEGLKLFLSRGVEGLGEGGEGALYLAYSHKPIDEYLELQRIINSMGFVIYELIPGFNIYEGSEIIGNTTFLARLIGKNLKKFEEGEIDLNKLYTGEVKPIVRHYKCLNCGKIYEIDGKTVRIENLTCECGGKKFKMIKRRKIR, from the coding sequence ATGAAAATAATTGGAAAAATAGGAAAAAATGCAAGGGAAACAGAAGAAACAAAAGGAACAGAAAAAGAAACAGAACCATTGGATAAAATTGAATTTAAATCATTTTTAACAAAAGTAGCTAATGATACAAAAATAGCAGAGGGAGAAAAAGCTGTTGAAGATATATTAAGATGCATATATAGAAATCAGCCAATATCCACAAAAAAAATAGCTCAATATACAAAATTACCTTTACCAATAATTGCAAAGGTAAGAACAATTTTAGAGAGAAATAGAATATTAACAAGAGATAAAAGGGGAGCCCTGTATTCAGAAAATGGGTTAAATATTATTGAAAAAAATTTAAAATTCAAATTAAATCATGATTTAAAATGTCCCGTATGTAATGGAAGAGGTATAGTTCTCGATGAATATTTTGAAAACATACTTAAAAAGCATAAAAAATATGCAAAAAAGAGACCTACAGTTAATACATCGATAGACCAATCCTTTGCAACTCCTGAAACTGCCACATATAGAGCAGCGTTTATGGCAGATAGGGGGGATTTAGAAGGAAAAAGAATATTATTTGTTGGGGATGACGATTTAACATCAATACCTACGGCAATAAGTGGTTTATGCGATGAAGTTGTTGTTATGGACATAGACGATAGGCTGTTAAATTTAATAGATGAAATCTCAAAAAAGGAGGATTTAAACATCAAAACAGTTAAACAAGATTTTAGAAATCCTATAAAAAATGAATATATGGGAACCTTTGATACAATTTTTACAGACCCGCCATATACCATAGAAGGATTAAAATTATTCCTATCTCGTGGTGTTGAAGGATTAGGGGAAGGTGGGGAAGGAGCTCTATATCTTGCATACTCCCACAAACCAATAGATGAATATTTGGAACTTCAAAGGATTATAAACAGCATGGGGTTTGTAATATATGAGCTCATACCAGGATTTAATATATATGAAGGTTCTGAGATAATAGGCAATACTACATTTTTAGCCAGATTAATCGGAAAGAACTTAAAAAAATTTGAAGAGGGTGAAATAGACCTCAATAAGTTATACACTGGCGAGGTAAAACCAATAGTCAGACACTACAAATGCTTAAATTGTGGTAAAATTTATGAAATTGACGGTAAAACAGTTAGAATAGAGAATTTAACCTGTGAATGTGGTGGAAAAAAATTCAAAATGATTAAAAGGAGAAAAATAAGATAA
- a CDS encoding PadR family transcriptional regulator, which produces MKHLEKFRGSLKLLILYLLDKEDLHGYALMQKLSELFINYKPSSGVIYPTLQGLKRSGYIEYVKFEADEKSRNENKNNENENENKKNNHSKKLYRITDKGREYLKENDKKLKRIFEHINNINEFYDLGGKSLKEAMTIVIKEIPNLSEKQKKELKTVMTESSKKIKMILLGD; this is translated from the coding sequence ATGAAACATCTTGAAAAATTTAGGGGTTCATTAAAGCTTTTAATACTCTATCTTTTGGATAAAGAGGATTTACATGGTTATGCTTTGATGCAAAAATTAAGTGAATTATTTATAAATTATAAACCGAGCTCAGGTGTAATATATCCAACACTTCAAGGTTTAAAAAGAAGTGGATATATTGAATATGTCAAGTTCGAAGCAGATGAAAAAAGCAGAAATGAAAATAAAAATAACGAAAATGAAAATGAAAATAAAAAAAATAATCATTCTAAAAAATTATACCGAATTACAGATAAGGGGAGGGAATATTTAAAAGAAAATGACAAGAAATTAAAAAGAATTTTTGAGCACATCAACAACATAAACGAGTTTTATGATTTAGGTGGAAAATCATTAAAGGAAGCCATGACAATAGTTATTAAGGAAATTCCTAATCTAAGTGAAAAACAGAAAAAAGAACTTAAAACTGTTATGACAGAATCCTCAAAAAAAATTAAAATGATTTTGTTAGGGGATTAG
- a CDS encoding nucleoside recognition domain-containing protein, protein MIFTDIDIIWSSAKIALTYTIKISIIVLISMFAMNYTINTGIMKRFSELMEPITKHLNVNPLSISSILVCFFSPTVGYSILAEGLRDKKLNEKEIIGTSLANSFPSVLSHTFTFFIPVVIPILGLTGLLFVLIRLGASLVKSLIGAIYLSIISKKVDFEVPEINKMDKKENLEKSLKSTLRFSKRLIPIMLITMFLVVYLSKIGVFDYLNNLVSPITNILGLNPNVGLLSLTEIVNVQAAIVMAGGFLNENMLSSKEVLIGLIIGNVLTFSTRYVKHSLPLHVSLFGTKLGTKIVMINAAITLLLDIIIIIGLLIL, encoded by the coding sequence ATGATATTTACTGATATTGATATTATATGGAGCTCCGCTAAAATAGCTCTAACATATACCATAAAAATATCCATTATTGTGTTAATTTCAATGTTTGCAATGAATTATACTATAAACACAGGTATAATGAAAAGATTTTCGGAGCTCATGGAGCCTATTACAAAGCATTTAAATGTAAATCCCCTTTCGATATCTTCGATTTTAGTATGTTTTTTTAGCCCAACGGTTGGATATTCTATACTTGCAGAAGGATTAAGGGATAAAAAATTAAATGAAAAGGAAATAATTGGAACATCACTTGCAAATTCATTTCCATCTGTTTTGTCCCATACCTTTACTTTTTTTATACCTGTTGTTATTCCAATATTAGGATTGACTGGATTATTATTTGTATTGATTAGATTGGGAGCATCACTTGTAAAAAGTTTAATTGGTGCTATATATTTGAGCATTATTTCAAAAAAGGTTGATTTTGAAGTGCCAGAGATTAATAAAATGGATAAAAAGGAAAATTTAGAAAAATCATTAAAAAGCACTTTAAGATTTTCAAAACGATTAATTCCTATTATGCTTATTACCATGTTTTTGGTTGTTTACTTATCTAAAATTGGAGTTTTTGATTATTTAAATAATTTAGTCAGTCCAATAACTAATATTCTTGGTTTAAATCCAAATGTTGGGTTATTATCTTTAACTGAAATAGTCAATGTTCAGGCTGCTATTGTAATGGCAGGTGGATTTCTAAACGAAAATATGCTGAGTTCAAAGGAGGTATTAATAGGTCTTATTATTGGAAATGTATTGACATTTTCAACAAGGTATGTTAAGCATTCCTTACCTTTACATGTTTCCCTATTTGGAACAAAACTTGGAACAAAAATTGTAATGATTAACGCTGCAATTACATTATTACTTGATATTATTATAATAATAGGGTTGCTGATATTATAA
- a CDS encoding radical SAM protein produces MKYLILKITNRCNLNCIYCYANNYNINRNIKDNIHKNKKNKDMAFKTAKKAIDYILEIDDNLKIQFTGGEPLLNFKLIEDTVNYCNKSYSGKNISFAIQTNGTLTDENIIKKLKKLNVAIGISLDTIDIHDNILRPYKDGNSSTLDTLRGIYLLKNNNIPFGITSVITNKNLPYIKDFVEYLMALGVNSISFDLLKPKKKEHLQLLPNEDEFNRILMELKNYPIYIKNLQKRPNDRYCYLNSGDLLFVNELGDIYPCPTLEGHLYMGNIHSINKEKLKLFKIKCNYCFARRFLINKLINLVK; encoded by the coding sequence ATGAAGTATTTGATATTAAAAATAACAAATAGATGCAATTTAAACTGCATTTATTGCTATGCAAATAATTATAATATTAATCGCAATATTAAAGATAATATACATAAAAATAAAAAAAATAAAGATATGGCATTTAAAACTGCAAAAAAAGCTATCGATTATATTTTAGAAATTGATGATAATCTAAAAATCCAATTTACAGGGGGAGAACCACTATTAAACTTTAAATTGATTGAGGATACAGTAAATTACTGCAATAAATCATATAGTGGTAAAAATATATCTTTTGCAATTCAAACAAATGGAACTTTGACTGATGAAAATATTATTAAAAAACTTAAAAAATTAAATGTGGCTATTGGCATAAGTCTCGATACAATAGACATACATGATAACATATTGAGACCTTATAAAGATGGGAACTCATCTACATTGGATACTTTAAGAGGGATATATTTATTAAAAAATAACAACATTCCATTTGGTATAACCTCAGTTATAACCAATAAAAATTTACCATATATTAAGGATTTTGTTGAATATCTTATGGCATTGGGTGTTAATAGTATAAGTTTCGATTTATTAAAACCAAAGAAAAAAGAACATTTACAATTACTCCCCAATGAAGATGAATTTAACAGAATATTGATGGAATTAAAAAATTATCCTATATATATAAAAAATCTGCAAAAAAGACCTAATGATAGATACTGTTATCTAAATAGTGGGGATTTGTTATTTGTTAATGAGTTGGGGGATATTTATCCATGTCCAACATTGGAAGGTCATCTTTATATGGGAAATATACATAGTATCAATAAAGAAAAATTAAAATTATTTAAAATTAAATGTAATTACTGTTTTGCAAGAAGGTTTCTTATCAATAAATTGATTAATTTGGTGAAATAA
- a CDS encoding sugar phosphate isomerase/epimerase family protein, whose product MRIGISSSIFLDSDKDLKYALEYLEKKVRYVELNCDGNINVMEKENMDIPNSYDLNYTLHCPLTDLNLSSFRDKIRKVSLDFVEDILKTADKVNANLVVLHPGYCVFKYDYKKSLNALIQSLKDLNNIQKEYSIKITIENMPSYSMFMFREPTDEIINNLGDLGITFDIGHSFLNKNMGKFLDNDELIKKISHIHIHDNNGEFDEHLAIGKGRIDFEKYKGNIKKIKGIKLVEMQNKSINDLDLCITRLKNLLV is encoded by the coding sequence ATGAGAATTGGCATATCGAGCAGTATTTTTTTAGATAGCGACAAGGATTTAAAATATGCTTTGGAATATTTGGAGAAAAAGGTTAGGTATGTTGAATTAAATTGTGATGGTAATATCAATGTTATGGAAAAAGAAAATATGGATATTCCTAACTCTTATGATTTAAACTATACATTACACTGTCCATTAACCGACTTAAATCTTTCATCTTTTAGAGATAAAATAAGGAAAGTCAGTTTAGATTTTGTTGAAGATATTTTAAAAACTGCTGATAAAGTTAATGCAAATTTGGTTGTTCTGCATCCTGGTTATTGTGTTTTTAAATATGATTATAAAAAGTCATTAAATGCATTGATACAATCTTTAAAGGATTTAAATAATATTCAAAAGGAATATTCTATAAAAATAACCATTGAAAATATGCCGTCATATAGTATGTTTATGTTTAGAGAACCTACGGATGAAATTATAAATAATTTAGGAGATTTGGGCATCACTTTTGATATAGGTCATTCTTTTTTAAACAAAAATATGGGTAAATTTTTAGATAATGATGAATTAATTAAAAAAATATCTCATATTCATATTCACGATAATAACGGCGAGTTTGATGAGCATTTAGCTATCGGAAAAGGAAGAATTGATTTTGAAAAATATAAAGGTAATATTAAAAAAATAAAAGGAATAAAACTTGTTGAAATGCAGAATAAGAGTATTAATGATTTGGATTTATGCATTACACGATTAAAAAATTTATTAGTTTAA
- the nrdD gene encoding anaerobic ribonucleoside-triphosphate reductase produces MISSKKHGNFKIEVVKKDGARENFNINKLVKSLLNSEVDYEYIDSIVSVVCSKIYDKISTDGIKRIVCEVLKEIDNQKGTKYAKNYQFKNVLKVRTSKNEFQPFDKYKIMNTLVDETGLDIKTAEKISNEIEKEIKKLNLKYLTAPMIRELVNAKLIEHGLEEFRQKHTRLGIPIYDIKKLINSGSRENANLMHNPESIHKWVADETMKQYALLEVFPKHIADAHMKGDIHLHDLEYAAIRPVCCQHDLRNFFMYGLKVDGTGRHTSVSKPAKHAEVAIQHAAKVLSAAQCEMSGGQSIDEFNIWLAPYMRGLPYDRIKQLMQMFIYEMNQIYAARGGQVVFSSINLELEVPDFLKDKPAVIAGTTRGTYGEYEEEVKMILEALVDVTMEGDAFGKPFLFPNFIVKLREKAFSDENKELMIKLHKLSSKWGLPYFINMLPEWQANNTNAMGCRTRLSGDWTGNTENDTLRTGNMQWYTLNLPRIAYEAGGDDDRLFEIMDEKLAILTEALNIKHNVTLKILSNRIMPFMTQKFGDEQYYRYDNTTKTFGFVGLNELLKYHLGEELHTSKEALAFGEKVIQHIRDYADNLKKETGLRWTVTQTPAESTAGRFARLDYKYYKDETKSVVNGDLTDASSLYYTNSSHVRVNSPTTLGEKIRIEEKFHPLCNGGHIGHFWNAEAYADPEVLMDITKKIAEKSNIGFWTYTKNLSICEKCGKGMPGLRDSCDCCGSSEIQKFSRITGYLQNVSNWNNAKRQELIDRKSNIPRI; encoded by the coding sequence ATGATAAGCAGTAAAAAACATGGCAATTTTAAAATAGAAGTCGTTAAAAAAGACGGGGCTAGGGAAAATTTTAATATCAACAAACTTGTTAAATCCCTTTTGAATTCTGAGGTAGATTATGAATATATAGATTCAATTGTTAGTGTAGTTTGTAGTAAGATTTACGATAAAATCTCTACGGATGGAATAAAGCGTATTGTGTGTGAAGTCCTTAAAGAAATAGATAATCAAAAAGGAACAAAATATGCAAAAAACTATCAGTTCAAAAATGTCTTAAAGGTAAGAACCTCAAAAAATGAATTTCAACCATTTGATAAATACAAAATAATGAATACACTTGTGGATGAAACAGGTTTGGATATAAAAACCGCTGAAAAAATAAGCAATGAAATTGAAAAGGAGATAAAAAAATTAAATTTGAAATATTTAACTGCACCGATGATAAGGGAGCTCGTAAATGCAAAATTAATTGAGCATGGATTGGAGGAATTCAGGCAAAAACATACGAGATTGGGCATTCCTATATACGATATTAAAAAACTTATAAATAGCGGAAGTAGAGAAAATGCAAATTTAATGCATAATCCAGAATCGATTCATAAATGGGTAGCAGACGAAACAATGAAGCAATATGCATTATTGGAGGTATTTCCAAAGCATATAGCCGATGCGCACATGAAAGGGGACATTCATTTGCATGATTTAGAATATGCTGCAATAAGACCCGTTTGCTGTCAGCATGATTTAAGAAATTTCTTTATGTATGGTTTAAAGGTTGATGGAACTGGAAGACATACGAGTGTTTCAAAACCTGCAAAACATGCCGAGGTAGCAATACAGCATGCTGCTAAGGTTTTAAGTGCGGCACAGTGCGAAATGAGTGGTGGTCAATCCATAGATGAATTTAATATCTGGCTTGCACCATATATGAGAGGATTGCCATACGATAGAATAAAACAGCTTATGCAAATGTTTATTTATGAAATGAACCAAATTTACGCTGCCAGGGGAGGACAAGTTGTATTTAGTAGTATAAACTTAGAATTGGAAGTTCCAGATTTCTTAAAAGATAAACCAGCAGTAATTGCGGGAACAACAAGAGGAACTTATGGAGAATACGAAGAAGAAGTTAAGATGATATTGGAGGCATTGGTCGATGTAACGATGGAAGGGGATGCATTTGGAAAACCATTTTTATTCCCAAACTTTATTGTAAAATTAAGAGAAAAAGCATTTAGCGATGAAAATAAAGAATTAATGATAAAACTTCATAAATTAAGCAGTAAATGGGGATTGCCTTACTTTATAAATATGCTTCCAGAGTGGCAGGCAAATAACACAAATGCCATGGGATGCAGGACTCGATTAAGTGGTGATTGGACAGGCAACACTGAAAATGATACACTAAGAACTGGAAATATGCAGTGGTATACACTTAACCTTCCAAGGATAGCCTATGAGGCAGGAGGGGATGACGATAGGTTGTTTGAAATAATGGATGAAAAATTGGCAATACTTACCGAAGCTCTGAATATAAAACATAATGTTACCTTGAAAATACTAAGTAATAGAATAATGCCTTTTATGACTCAGAAATTCGGCGATGAGCAATATTATAGATACGACAACACCACGAAAACCTTTGGATTTGTCGGTTTAAATGAATTGTTAAAATACCATTTGGGAGAGGAGCTCCACACATCAAAAGAAGCACTTGCATTTGGAGAAAAGGTTATACAGCATATTAGAGATTATGCCGATAATCTCAAAAAAGAAACTGGTTTAAGATGGACAGTTACCCAAACTCCAGCTGAAAGCACAGCAGGTCGCTTTGCAAGATTGGATTATAAATACTACAAGGATGAAACAAAATCTGTGGTAAATGGTGATTTAACAGATGCGAGCTCATTATACTATACAAATTCATCACATGTTAGAGTTAATTCACCAACCACATTAGGTGAAAAAATAAGAATTGAAGAAAAATTCCATCCTTTATGTAATGGTGGTCATATAGGGCATTTCTGGAATGCCGAGGCTTATGCAGACCCCGAGGTTTTGATGGATATAACAAAGAAAATAGCTGAAAAATCTAATATTGGATTCTGGACTTATACAAAAAATCTCAGTATCTGTGAAAAATGCGGTAAAGGTATGCCTGGATTGAGAGATAGTTGTGATTGTTGTGGGAGCTCGGAGATTCAAAAATTCAGTAGAATCACAGGATATTTACAAAATGTTTCAAATTGGAATAATGCAAAAAGGCAGGAGTTAATAGATAGGAAGAGCAATATTCCTAGAATTTAA
- a CDS encoding HEAT repeat domain-containing protein has translation MAKKLINGQERFEYLSKQNSNFFNDPNTYQLISKFKKTVNNEDFKVKLLLLDSLSSISISNPQILKDIMPDIIVLLEDKDWRIRKSVLDILGNIGLISFGMIENHIDDILHKLEDSNPMVVCSAAYSITKITLNPQCKNKLKLMDYIIKKITNKYLLVEIIKNMSEIQPNIVKNYLDEILKFLGDDSDVIKINVLKILGNIEDIKLNKEIAYKIIKNLNGSLELRKYCAYAIWKLGKKNTEHFKDSIDYLIKNLNSKDAVLKSYSLLALGRLCYLEPKKFEGLKMDELLNNENTKKSAIYLFCNLSIVNPFAIVPFIDKIYNLLNENDNWVVKNAINIIGNMGRYNQKYITKCLGLINEKLNNYELCREAALALIKGRYIDKKVLNVVLNAVKNLNDANNMNFLKEVIEYYPPELLDGLYLEIKKLNSFNDINKKNMLDLLNLINEKKKEVIQNINVNGIKRPDIKIEGYTEPPVIVALKSECVEVELEDGKKVYILPKNCCMETPLSNELLHIVESYNKNEMEVYKLSHEIMIKSLIDDILRDKKKNTKY, from the coding sequence ATGGCGAAAAAATTAATTAATGGGCAGGAAAGGTTTGAATATCTAAGCAAACAAAATTCCAATTTTTTTAATGACCCAAATACTTATCAATTAATATCAAAATTTAAAAAAACAGTTAATAATGAGGATTTTAAAGTGAAATTATTGTTACTTGATTCATTATCCTCAATTTCAATATCAAATCCACAAATCCTTAAAGACATTATGCCCGATATAATTGTATTGTTGGAGGATAAAGACTGGAGAATTAGAAAAAGTGTTTTAGATATCCTTGGAAATATTGGATTAATAAGTTTCGGCATGATTGAAAACCATATTGACGATATATTGCACAAATTAGAAGATTCCAATCCTATGGTGGTATGCTCAGCAGCGTATTCAATTACAAAAATTACATTAAATCCGCAATGTAAAAACAAATTAAAATTAATGGATTATATCATAAAAAAAATAACAAACAAATACCTATTAGTAGAAATTATTAAAAATATGAGTGAAATACAGCCAAATATCGTGAAAAACTATTTAGATGAGATATTAAAATTCCTTGGTGATGACAGTGATGTTATAAAAATTAATGTTCTTAAAATATTGGGAAATATTGAAGATATAAAACTCAATAAAGAAATTGCATATAAAATTATTAAAAATCTAAATGGAAGTTTAGAGCTCAGAAAATATTGTGCATATGCTATATGGAAATTGGGCAAAAAAAATACTGAGCATTTTAAAGACTCAATAGACTATTTGATAAAAAATCTAAATTCAAAGGACGCTGTATTAAAATCATATTCACTACTGGCATTGGGAAGACTATGTTATTTAGAGCCTAAAAAGTTTGAAGGTTTAAAAATGGATGAGCTCCTAAACAATGAAAATACCAAAAAATCAGCAATATATTTATTTTGCAATTTATCAATAGTTAATCCATTTGCTATTGTTCCTTTTATAGATAAAATCTACAACTTACTTAATGAAAACGATAATTGGGTCGTTAAAAATGCAATAAATATTATTGGAAATATGGGGCGGTATAACCAAAAATATATTACAAAATGTTTAGGTCTAATCAACGAAAAATTAAACAACTATGAACTATGCCGTGAAGCTGCATTAGCCTTAATAAAAGGTAGATACATAGATAAAAAAGTATTAAATGTAGTTTTAAACGCAGTGAAAAATCTAAATGATGCAAATAATATGAATTTTCTAAAAGAAGTTATAGAATATTATCCACCCGAACTATTAGATGGATTATACCTCGAAATCAAAAAATTAAATTCATTCAACGATATTAATAAAAAAAATATGCTTGACCTATTGAATTTAATCAATGAAAAAAAGAAGGAAGTTATCCAAAATATTAATGTAAATGGAATTAAAAGACCTGATATAAAAATAGAAGGCTATACTGAACCCCCAGTGATTGTAGCTTTGAAATCAGAATGTGTTGAAGTTGAACTGGAAGATGGTAAAAAAGTATATATCCTGCCTAAGAACTGCTGCATGGAAACTCCATTATCCAATGAGCTATTACATATTGTTGAGTCATATAACAAAAATGAGATGGAAGTGTATAAATTGTCCCATGAAATTATGATAAAATCTCTTATTGATGATATATTGAGAGATAAGAAAAAAAATACAAAATATTAA
- a CDS encoding flagellin, whose product MKILEFLKNKKGASGIGTLIVFIAMVLVAAVAASVLINTSGFLQQKASTTGKQSTEQVASGLQVLEVMGMHNTTNINKTAIYISPNAGSAPIDLSQAVVMVSDGSTKLVAKYNSSSPDHVSLTDGGSIFNNNIWSNISETEFGIIVIQDADGSCKSTTPVINKGDIVAIALNTTGLNMGPRSDISGTVQPEFGAPGVISFTTPATYLNNSKVVQLQ is encoded by the coding sequence ATAAAAATACTTGAATTTTTAAAGAATAAAAAAGGTGCTTCGGGAATTGGAACCTTAATTGTATTTATTGCTATGGTATTAGTTGCAGCAGTTGCAGCAAGTGTATTAATCAATACAAGTGGATTCTTGCAACAAAAGGCATCAACTACTGGTAAGCAAAGCACAGAACAAGTTGCAAGTGGCTTACAGGTATTGGAAGTCATGGGTATGCATAATACCACAAATATCAACAAAACAGCAATATATATTTCACCAAACGCCGGAAGTGCTCCAATTGATTTGAGCCAGGCCGTTGTTATGGTAAGCGATGGTTCTACTAAATTAGTAGCAAAATATAATTCAAGTTCTCCTGACCATGTTAGTTTAACAGATGGTGGTTCAATATTTAACAATAACATATGGAGTAACATATCTGAAACAGAATTTGGTATTATAGTAATTCAAGATGCAGATGGTTCATGTAAAAGTACTACCCCTGTTATCAACAAGGGAGATATAGTAGCAATTGCATTGAATACTACCGGATTAAATATGGGTCCAAGGTCAGATATCTCAGGTACAGTACAGCCAGAGTTCGGAGCTCCTGGTGTGATTTCATTCACAACCCCAGCAACATATTTGAATAATTCAAAGGTAGTACAACTTCAATAA
- a CDS encoding flagellin, with amino-acid sequence MLKFLKNKRGAIGIGTLIIFIALVLVAAVAAAVIINTAGKLQHKASTVGQESTKQVASGIQVLKVAGYADVNSTDSFIIINTTSNKTIINNSAYRSISDSSQYDHIKGIAIFVEPNIGDDIDLSSTIITISDEDKKVSLVYSGIIEHVDTNGTENIFKGLVLEGANDSVNTTEVNTTDGKHINGSYVVIRNSDGIVVGKDGWVLNNMPKFGIIVLQDADQSTYGAHPTINYGDKVVLTVNTGEIFKPGVGIREKISGEVIPEYGASGIIEFRTPSVYGGKVVALQ; translated from the coding sequence ATGTTAAAATTCCTTAAAAATAAAAGGGGAGCTATCGGTATTGGGACTTTGATTATATTCATTGCATTAGTATTAGTTGCAGCTGTTGCAGCTGCTGTAATTATAAACACAGCTGGGAAATTGCAACATAAAGCATCCACTGTTGGTCAGGAAAGTACTAAACAGGTGGCAAGTGGTATTCAGGTTCTAAAAGTTGCAGGGTATGCAGATGTTAATTCTACGGATTCATTCATAATTATAAACACGACATCCAATAAAACAATAATAAATAATTCTGCATATCGAAGTATATCGGATAGTTCTCAATACGACCATATAAAAGGCATTGCTATATTTGTAGAACCAAATATTGGTGATGATATAGATTTATCCTCCACCATAATTACAATATCGGATGAAGATAAAAAAGTGTCATTGGTATATTCAGGAATCATTGAACATGTGGATACAAATGGTACTGAAAATATATTTAAAGGATTAGTCCTTGAAGGTGCTAACGATTCAGTTAATACTACTGAGGTTAATACTACCGATGGGAAACATATCAATGGAAGTTATGTAGTAATAAGAAATTCAGATGGTATTGTAGTAGGAAAAGATGGATGGGTATTAAACAATATGCCTAAATTTGGAATAATTGTTTTACAAGATGCTGACCAATCCACATACGGAGCTCACCCTACCATAAATTATGGTGACAAGGTAGTACTTACGGTAAATACTGGTGAGATATTTAAACCCGGTGTTGGAATAAGAGAAAAAATATCTGGTGAGGTAATTCCAGAATATGGTGCATCAGGAATAATCGAGTTTAGAACGCCATCAGTATATGGTGGTAAAGTGGTAGCTCTTCAATAA